The Geotrypetes seraphini chromosome 8, aGeoSer1.1, whole genome shotgun sequence genome includes a region encoding these proteins:
- the PLD3 gene encoding phospholipase D3 has product MKSQALYTQLKEPEEQILWFAQHHVSAQKYYRCALLIAVLVTGLFCAMLVQLLIFPFLYVNPTANPEIAPYPDNRCDDPCRWVLVESIPEGVVYNENSTSNPSIFQAWLNLIRNASSSMDIASFYWTLTNEDTRTSEPTASQGKEILQELLKLPQRGVMLRIVVNPPSSPGQKNDLQALIQSGALIREVDLPKLTGGVLHTKFLVVDGKHMFIGSANMDWRSLTQVKELGATVYNCSCLVKDLQKIFKAYWTLGMSNASIPSPWPEEYATSYNKDTPLAVTLNGTSSQIYLSSAPPALCAQGRTGDLQAILSIINDARTFVYVAVMDYFPTMEYSYPKKFWPQIDDYLRKAAYERKVHVRLLISCWHNTDPSMFPFLRSLAAMRDNKTHYDIDVKLFVVPATAAQARIPYARVNHNKYLVTEKVAYIGTSNWCGDYFVRTAGSALIVNQTGAATDSNGQLTVQKQLQDVFDRDWNSEYSREISSFSQNKCKER; this is encoded by the exons ATGAAATCCCAAGCTCTGTACACGCAG CTTAAAGAACCAGAGGAACAAATTCTGTGGTTTGCCCAGCACCATGTGTCTGCCCAGAAG TATTACCGCTGTGCACTCCTCATCGCTGTACTGGTCACCGGCCTTTTCTGTGCTATGCTCGTCCAGCTCCTGATTTTCCCCTTTCTCTATGTGAACCCTACGGCAAATCCAGAAATTGCCCCATATCCGGATAACAGATGTGATGATCCCTGCAG GTGGGTGCTGGTTGAGAGCATTCCTGAGGGTGTGGTTTATAACGAGAACAGCACCAGTAACCCCTCCATCTTCCAGGCATGGCTGAACCTCATCAGAAACGCCAGCAGCAGCATGGACATCGCCTCTTTTTACTGGACCTTGACCAATGAGGATACAAGAACATCTGAGCCCACTGCCTCTCAG GGGAAAGAGATTCTACAGGAGCTGCTAAAGCTGCCCCAGCGTGGAGTCATGCTAAGGATTGTGGTCAACCCTCCTAGCTCTCCAGGGCAGAAGAATGACCTCCAGGCATTGATACAGAGTG GGGCTCTGATCCGTGAGGTGGATTTACCAAAGCTAACTGGTGGCGTACTCCACACCAAGTTTCTTGTGGTGGATGGGAAGCATATGTTCATTGGAAGCGCAAACATGGACTGGCGATCCCTAACCCAG GTGAAGGAGCTAGGAGCCACCGTCTACAACTGTAGCTGTCTGGTAAAGGATCTGCAGAAAATCTTCAAAGCCTATTGGACGCTAGGGATGTCCAATGCTTCCATTCCGTCCCCATGGCCAGAGGAATACGCAACATCTTACAACAAGGACACACCCCTGGCAGTGACATTGAATGGCACATCCTCCCAAATCTATCTCTCT AGCGCCCCACCTGCTCTCTGTGCCCAGGGACGAACAGGGGACCTTCAGGCTATTCTCAGTATTATCAACGATGCCAGGACATTTGTCTATGTGGCTGTGATGGATTACTTCCCAACCATGGAGTACTCATACCCCAAGaa GTTTTGGCCACAGATTGATGACTACCTGCGTAAGGCAGCCTATGAGAGGAAAGTGCACGTCCGGCTATTGATCAGTTGCTGGCACAACACTGATCCATCCAtgtttcccttcctgcggtctctGGCTGCCATGAGAGATAACAAGACTCATTATGACATTGATGTG AAACTCTTTGTAGTCCCTGCAACTGCAGCACAAGCTAGGATCCCATATGCCAGAGTTAACCACAACAAATATCTGGTGACAGAGAAGGTAGCATACATTG GTACCTCAAACTGGTGTGGGGACTACTTTGTCCGAACAGCAGGATCCGCTCTGATTGTGAATCAGACAGGTGCAGCAACAGACAGTAATGGCCAGCTGACAGTGCAGAAGCAGCTGCAGGATGTGTTTGACCGGGACTGGAACTCAGAATACAGCAGAGAGATCAGCAGTTTTAGCCAAAATAAGTGCAAGGAGCGATGA